ACTCATAGAGAATATCGACAAATTTAGTCAATAAATAAGAGGGCAATGCCCGGTTTTTCAAAGGAGTGAAAGGATATGGCGTCTGTCAGCAGCGTGGGCAGCAGCTCCAGCAGCATTTACGGCACCCGGAATGTCATTTCAGGCCTAGCCAGTGGAATTGACACGGAAACTCTGATTGAGAATGCCGTCTCCGGCTATCAACTGAAAATCTCAAATCTGCAGCAAAAGCGGACCAAGGTGGAGTGGCAGCAGGAGGCCTACCGTAGCATCATTGCAAAAATGTCGGCCTTTACCGATAAATATACCTCCTATATGTCCGCGACGAACCTGATGTCCACGGCCTTCTTTGACAGTGCGGTGAAGGTCAGCACGGCTGGTGCTTATGCGGATAAGATCTCTGCCAGCGGCAGGACCAACAGCGATGTACAGATCTTAGGCGTCAAGCAGCTGGCCAAGTCGGCAATCTACACAGTCTCCGGCTTGACCGGCGGGAGCGGCGATTTGCCCTCCATTTCCGGAGAGCAAATCAATTTGAAAGAGAAGCAGCCGCTGAGCAATCTCTCCGGTTCACTGACGATTAACTATGGCGGGGGGCGGTCCTATACCGTCGACTTCGGTGAACTGGATATTTACAGCAGCGCCGACGAGCTGGCCAAGGCGATTGACGAAAAGCTGGGCGAGCAAACCATGACGCTCTCGGACGGCACGATGGTGGATGCAAATACAAGAATCGGAGTGCGCGTCAACGGTGAAAGCATTGAATTTTATGACAAGGGCGGCGCTGGCAACAATGTTTATATCAGCTCGGCCAGCGGGGATATCAAAAAGACCTTAGGACTCACGCCCTCCGAGAGCACCAAGAGCCTGGATCTGTCCGGTGTGGAGCTTGTGAATGAGGACGGCACCGTAGGGGATTATCTCTCCGGCAAGGAGCTGACGGTCACTCTGGATGGTGTGACGAAGAAGATCACCCTGCCCGACTATCGAAAAGCGGATGGACATACATGGACCAATGTGGAGTATCTCGACGAGCTGCAAAAGAGGCTGGATGATAGCTTCGGCGCTGGGAAGATTACAGTGGATCGCAACAGTGTCAGCGGTCGGGATGCGTTTTCCCTGAAGCTGACGACCCAGAAGGGGTCCACGATGGCGGTCTCCGGGAATGCGGCCGAGGCGATTGGCCTGGGAAGCGGCGCCAGCACCTATGTCGACACTAGCCAGACATTGGGAGACATCTTGAAGGACGCAGACTGGGGCAAGTTTACCCTGACAAAAGCCGAGGGCGAGGTTAAAAAAATTGATGTGGAGGCCACGGAGGACACCCCTGCCTATTCCTACTATGTGGATTCCAAGGGTCATAAAGTGGCCAAGAGCTATGATGACGGCCAGTATTACCGGGTGGACGACAAGGGCGAATTTCTGTACGAGTTCAAAGTCAACGACCAGGTGGTGGGCAGCTTCAGCAAAAACACCGCTCTGGAGAGCGTACTGACTGCGATCAACGGCAACGCGGATGTGGGCGTCACTGTCAACTACTCCAAGACCACCAACCAGTTTCAGTTCGTGGCCAAGGAGAGCGGCGCCGCCGGCCGTGTGGAGATGGGCGACGGCCTGGCCAGTGCCCTGTTTGGGGGCGGTACGGAGGAGAAGGGACAGGATGCGATCCTCTCCATGTCGGTTAATGGCCAGATTTTGGAGGATATTACCCGCAGCAGCAATACCTTCAACGTGGACGGACTGAGTGTAAATTTGAAGGGGACCTTCAACTATGCAGAGACGGATGTAACGGACGAAAGTGGAAAGGTCATAACAGCGGCGGGGACTCTGGTGGAGGACCCGGAGGCTGTGACCTTTACCTCCACCTCTGACGCAGATAAGGTCGTGGATGCAATCCGATCCATGGTGGAGGACTACAATGCCATGGTGACGGAGATCAAGAACGCCTATTCCACTCTGCCGGCCCAAAAGTCCAGCGGCGCGTATTATGAGCCGCTGACGGACAAGGATATGGAGGGGATGTCTGAGTCCGCCATTGCCGCCTATGAGGAGAAGGCAAAGCAGGGATTACTGTTTGGCGATTCCGATCTCTCCGCCCTGTACAGCCGCCTGCTCAACGCTGTCTCCATGACCGGCAGCGACGGCGCGGCGCTGAAGGCCGCCGGGATTACCACGGCCTACAGCAACGGACTGACGACCTTGACTCTGGATGAGACCACTCTGCGCGCCACCCTGGAGACTGACCCGGACAAGGTACGGGATATTTTTACCAAGAGCACAGAGAGCGGTGCTTCCACCAATGGCTTGATGCAGGCGTTGAAGACACCCCTGGATCTGTACGGAAAGACTACGGGCGGCAAGGGAATCCTGGTGGAGAAGGCAGGTTCCCCGCTGGCCAGCAGCACGCTCTATTCCAATACAATTCAGACGCAGCTGGATGCGCTGGATCAGCAAATTCAGAAGTGGCAGGACAAAATGTCCGACCAGATTGACCGCTATACCGCAAAGTTTTCAGCGCTGGAGCAGTTGGTCAGCGAAATGAATTCGCAGAGCTCTTACTTCGCCGGCTTGATGAGCGGCTATTGAAAAGGGCGGTGAGCCGATTACGATGGATCTGAAGGGTTATCAGCAATACAAGGAACAGAGCATCGCCACCATGACACAAGAAGAGCTGCTGCTTTTGCTGTATGATGAGCTGGTCAAGCGGCTGGTGCAGGCGGAGCTGGCGCTGGATAAAAAGGAGTATCCGCTGTTTGAGGCATCTGTGCAGCGCGGTATTGAGATTATAGATTATTTGGACAGCACGCTGGACCGGAAATATGAGATCAGCCACAGCCTGGGCCGGTTGTATGAATACTTCCATTATGAGCTGGGACGCGCAAAGATCGGCAGGCGGAAAGAGCCGCTGACCGGAGTAAAAATCAAGGCGGGCGAGCTGCGGGAGGCGTTCCGTGAGGCGGCAAAAAACGCAAAACAGAGGAAGTAGGAGGTATGGAAGCGTTGGAGCTGCAGCAGGCTTTGGCATTGGAAAAACGAATGTACACGTTGCTGAACGAAGCGTTTGACATCTCGAAGCAGCTTGCAGAAGCGATAGAACGGGGCGATCAGGTCGCCATACGCATCCTGCTTTCCATGCGGAGAGAACCGCTGGAGAATTTACGCAAGGTTCGCCATGCGCTGGAGGAACAGCGGGACGCGCTTGCGCCAGCGCAGGCGCGTCAGCTGGCGGAGCTTCTCAACGGAGCCGCGGCGGTAGGGAAGGAAGAAGAACGGTTGGCAGAGCAGGTGGCGCTCAACGGGCGGCTGCTCAAGCAGATTGTGGAGCTTGACAGGATTCTGAATCAGAAGCTGGGCGGCGAAAAATCGCTCTATCATAAAAAATTGGACACCGGCCCATCGGGCTGATGTCCAGAGAAAAGCGGGAAAGCGAGTCAGGTCTCGGCGGGGGAGAGGACCCAAAGAGGCGCGCCGTTGGCGGTACTGGCAGAGAGCTCGTCAAGAATCAGCTGCGGCTCCCATTCCATCAGGCTGCGCTCCTCGCTGTTTGGGTCGGCAACCAAAATCGTGCCGGAAAGTGTAACGCCGCGCAGAAGAATGAAGTGGCCTCCCTGTGTAAAGTGGCCGGGCCCCATCAGTGCCACCAGGAGGTTTCCAGACAGCAGCGCCTCCCGGACTGCTTGCGGGGTGTGTTCCTCAAGGGAACTGGCTGTCAGGCCATAGGCTGCCGCCGTCCCCTCTACAATCGAAAGATAGGACCCGCCGCCCTTTGCCCAGTATCCGTGCTCCACAGCCCACTGTGCCATCTGTACGGGGTCCCTGTCCCAATCTCCCATGCTGGACACAGCCATCGCCATGGCGGTGGGTCCGCAGCCGTAGTGCCCGATGTCGTCGCTGCCATATGGCTGCTCCGCCCAGGCCGCATCCCCCTGGTTATAATAAACGACGGGGATGATTCCCCCGGTCAGGACCTCTTTGCCATCCGATTCCTTGAGCTCTGTAAGA
This genomic window from Pusillibacter faecalis contains:
- the fliD gene encoding flagellar filament capping protein FliD, with translation MASVSSVGSSSSSIYGTRNVISGLASGIDTETLIENAVSGYQLKISNLQQKRTKVEWQQEAYRSIIAKMSAFTDKYTSYMSATNLMSTAFFDSAVKVSTAGAYADKISASGRTNSDVQILGVKQLAKSAIYTVSGLTGGSGDLPSISGEQINLKEKQPLSNLSGSLTINYGGGRSYTVDFGELDIYSSADELAKAIDEKLGEQTMTLSDGTMVDANTRIGVRVNGESIEFYDKGGAGNNVYISSASGDIKKTLGLTPSESTKSLDLSGVELVNEDGTVGDYLSGKELTVTLDGVTKKITLPDYRKADGHTWTNVEYLDELQKRLDDSFGAGKITVDRNSVSGRDAFSLKLTTQKGSTMAVSGNAAEAIGLGSGASTYVDTSQTLGDILKDADWGKFTLTKAEGEVKKIDVEATEDTPAYSYYVDSKGHKVAKSYDDGQYYRVDDKGEFLYEFKVNDQVVGSFSKNTALESVLTAINGNADVGVTVNYSKTTNQFQFVAKESGAAGRVEMGDGLASALFGGGTEEKGQDAILSMSVNGQILEDITRSSNTFNVDGLSVNLKGTFNYAETDVTDESGKVITAAGTLVEDPEAVTFTSTSDADKVVDAIRSMVEDYNAMVTEIKNAYSTLPAQKSSGAYYEPLTDKDMEGMSESAIAAYEEKAKQGLLFGDSDLSALYSRLLNAVSMTGSDGAALKAAGITTAYSNGLTTLTLDETTLRATLETDPDKVRDIFTKSTESGASTNGLMQALKTPLDLYGKTTGGKGILVEKAGSPLASSTLYSNTIQTQLDALDQQIQKWQDKMSDQIDRYTAKFSALEQLVSEMNSQSSYFAGLMSGY
- the fliS gene encoding flagellar export chaperone FliS; the protein is MDLKGYQQYKEQSIATMTQEELLLLLYDELVKRLVQAELALDKKEYPLFEASVQRGIEIIDYLDSTLDRKYEISHSLGRLYEYFHYELGRAKIGRRKEPLTGVKIKAGELREAFREAAKNAKQRK
- a CDS encoding C39 family peptidase, with amino-acid sequence MKRKNTKKRTTYLLFALLALLCVGSAELAACRFFAPDLYQKIMSPVRQCLQSAVELGAHTAAEVSAWWSALTAPEEVLADPQLAGEPAILSEGPISDPSLTELKESDGKEVLTGGIIPVVYYNQGDAAWAEQPYGSDDIGHYGCGPTAMAMAVSSMGDWDRDPVQMAQWAVEHGYWAKGGGSYLSIVEGTAAAYGLTASSLEEHTPQAVREALLSGNLLVALMGPGHFTQGGHFILLRGVTLSGTILVADPNSEERSLMEWEPQLILDELSASTANGAPLWVLSPAET